In the genome of Monodelphis domestica isolate mMonDom1 chromosome 2, mMonDom1.pri, whole genome shotgun sequence, one region contains:
- the SMLR1 gene encoding small leucine-rich protein 1: MRSPAAAFVSELPGWFLFFRIFLPVAVLLLLLIAYFRIKLIEFNAEMAQASDPQGIKQDDYLQYQRPGHHRIQRSATKAKRV, encoded by the exons ATGAGGTCTCCTGCAGCAGCCTTTGTGAGTGAGCTCCCTGGCTGGTTCCTGTTTTTTAGAATCTTTCTGCCAGTGGCAGTGCTTCTGCTCCTTCTCATTGCTTACTTCAGGATCAAACTCATCGAGT TTAATGCAGAAATGGCCCAGGCTTCTGATCCCCAAGGCATTAAGCAAGATGACTACCTCCAGTACCAGAGACCGGGGCACCATCGCATTCAGAGATCAGCCACGAAAGCGAAAAGAGTTTAA